The Solidesulfovibrio sp. genomic interval GGCCCTGGCGGTAGAGCAGGTTGATGGTCGGATCGAGCGCCGTGGCCGGGACCAGCCCCGTGGGCAGGACGACCAGGTCGGCGGCCAGGGTGATGGCCCCGCCGAGGAGCGTGTCCTTGGCCGCGACCACCAGGCTCGAACCTTCCTCGGTCACGCCCGTCACCGTGCCCTTGGTGAGCATGATGCCGGGGTTGTCCTGGGCGGCGCGGTAGTAGCGCTCGTTTAGGCCCGGAACCATCATGTTGTCGTAGACGATCATGGCCACGGCGTCGGGGAGCTTTTCCCGGACGTAGTTGGCCTGCTTGAGGGCCACCAGGCTGGTCAACTCCGAGGAGTAGGCCAGGTGCTTGGGCGTCTTGATGGGGGTGAAGGCGGGCGGGGCCTGCTCTTCGCCGTCCTTTTTCTCGGCCGGCTTGGCCGCTTCGGCGGGGATCTCGGCCACGGCGGCCTGGGTGGCCGTTTCCAGGAGCTTGGTCACGTCCACGACGAAGGCGACCGAGGACGGGGCCTTGCCGTCGGAGGGCCGCTTGATGTCGCCGGCCTTGACCATGGCCTCGAACTCGGCCGAGGTGACCACGTTTTTCAGCCTGCCGTAGCCGAAGGGGGCCAGGGCCTCGGTGTCCATGGGCGACCAGCCGGCGGCCAGGACCACGGAACCGACGGGCAGGATCTCCTCCCTGCCGCCCGAGGCCAGGGTGGCCTCGTACAGGGCCGGGGCGCCGGAGAGGAGCTTGAGCGTGGTATTGAGCTTCACCGTGATCTTGGCATTGCCGGTCACCAGGGCGATCAGGCGGTCGATGCCGGTGTCCGTGGCTTCGAGGTAGGGGTAGCTCATGGGGAAGGTCTTGTGGAGGCCGGCGGCCCGGCCGCCGAGCTTGCCCTCCTTTTCCACGAGGACGACGTCGGAACCGGCGCCGGCCGCGGCCAGGGCGGCGTGAAGCCCCGTGAAGCCGCCGCCGAGGACCAGGATGGTCTTCACCGTCTCGGGCACCTCGGGGTTGGGCTTGTGCATCTTCTGGAGCTTGACCACGCCCATGCGCAGGTAGTCGCGCACCATGGAGGTCAGTTCCGCGGGCACGGGTCCGCCGGCGGCGACGGCCGAGCCGTCGGGGTTCTTGTAGGCCAGGGTCACGAACTCGCGCAGGTTGACGCGGTCGACCAGGACCTTGTCGCCGAAGGTGAAGACGTCCCAGTCCACCCGGGGCGAGGTGCCGCACAAAAGGACCGCGTCGAGGCCGCCGGCATCGACGTCGGCCTTGATCATGGCCAGGCCGTCGGCGCTGGACAAACGCTTGTGGGATTTGACGACGGGGCAGGCCCCGCCGCATTTTGCCTTGACGAACGCGACCAACTCCTCGGCGTTAAGGAGCGGGGCGACGCTGGATTCGTCGATATAGACACCGATCTTTTCGGCCATCGCCGCTACCTCCCTCTCACCATGGCAATTGCTTTCATGGCCGCGCCGGTCGCGGACTGGGCCGACTTCATGACGTCAAGGGGCGTGGCGGCGCAACCGGCGGCGAATATGCCTTTCTCCTCGCCGCCCACGATGAAGCCCATCTCGTCCACGGGCACGTCCACCGGCAGGCGCTCGCCGCTGATGCTCGGCTGCATGCCGGTGGCCAGCACCACCAGTTCGAAGCGGTTGTCGGATTTGATGCCCGAAACCGCGTCTTCCACGGTCAGGATGACGTCGCCGGACCCGGCGTCCTCGGCCACGGCGGCCACCTTGCCCTTGACCGCGTTGATACGGTCATCGGCCAGGATGCGCTTGGCGAAGTTGTCGTAGCGGCCCGGGGTGCGCAGGTCGATGTAGTAGATGGTCACGCGGGCGTCGGGAAAAGCTTCGCGGACGTAGGCCGCCTGCTTGAGCGAGGCCATGCAGCAGATATACGAGCAGTAGTTGAGGTGATTTTCGTCGCGCGAGCCGGCGCACTGCACGAAAGCCACGGAGCGCGGTGCCTTGCCGTCCGAGGGCCGCACGATCCTGCCGCAGGTGGGTCCGCTCGGCGAAGCCAGGCGTTCGAGCTGCATGTTGGTGACGCAGTTGGGGATGTCCCCGGCGCCGAGGTTGGTCAGGCGGGTGACATCGTAGGGCTTCCAGCCGGTGGCGTAGACGATGGAGCCGACCGTCAGGACGATTTCCTTGGGGGCGTCGTCGAGGTTGATCACGTCGGCGCCGGACAGGGCTTCCAGGTCTTCCTTGGTGCAGCGTTCCTTGTCCAGGACGTAGCGGCTGGGGAAGGCGAAGGGAACGTCCATGTACAGGGCCTTGCGCTCGCCCAGGCCAAGCTCGAACTCGCTTTTGACGTCCTTGGAGAGCTTCTTGGCGGTCTCGGAAAGATCGACGCTGCCGGGTTCGACGTAGCGAGGCTTGATCTTCACCGTGACTTCGTAGTCGCCGGCCTTGCCCGTGACCTTGGTCACTTCGGCCAAGGTGAAAAACTTGACATTCTTATTGTTTTTGATGCGCTGGAACTGGATTTCCAGACCGCAGGACGGGGGGCACAGCTTGGGGAAATATTTGTTGAGCTGCATCACCCGGCCGCCGAGAAACGGCTGTTTCTCGACGATGTAGACCTCGTGGCCGACTTCCGCGGCTTCGAGCGCGGCGGTGATGCCGCTGAAGCCGCCGCCGACGACCAGTATCGCGTTGCTTCCCATCGCAACCTCCCGGCAATGG includes:
- a CDS encoding FAD-dependent oxidoreductase codes for the protein MAEKIGVYIDESSVAPLLNAEELVAFVKAKCGGACPVVKSHKRLSSADGLAMIKADVDAGGLDAVLLCGTSPRVDWDVFTFGDKVLVDRVNLREFVTLAYKNPDGSAVAAGGPVPAELTSMVRDYLRMGVVKLQKMHKPNPEVPETVKTILVLGGGFTGLHAALAAAGAGSDVVLVEKEGKLGGRAAGLHKTFPMSYPYLEATDTGIDRLIALVTGNAKITVKLNTTLKLLSGAPALYEATLASGGREEILPVGSVVLAAGWSPMDTEALAPFGYGRLKNVVTSAEFEAMVKAGDIKRPSDGKAPSSVAFVVDVTKLLETATQAAVAEIPAEAAKPAEKKDGEEQAPPAFTPIKTPKHLAYSSELTSLVALKQANYVREKLPDAVAMIVYDNMMVPGLNERYYRAAQDNPGIMLTKGTVTGVTEEGSSLVVAAKDTLLGGAITLAADLVVLPTGLVPATALDPTINLLYRQGPAFPDLGLFDGFADSNYICFPYETRRTGIYAAGCVRQPMTMAQAREDAAGAALKAIQCIESASRGVAVHPRSGDLSYPVFNFVRCTQCKRCTEECPFGALDDDEKGTPKPNPTRCRRCGTCMGACPERVISFDNYNIDMIGSMIRECEIPPRIDQGGPRVLILACENDAYPALDMAALRGKKWSPYVRIIPVRCLGSVNAIWVADAMSKGVDGVMLLGCKYGDDYQCHFVKGSEICNRRKENIAESLKRLGVEPERVEQYQVAIDEYDKVPDMIDQFMEMVLAIGPNPFKGY
- a CDS encoding FAD-dependent oxidoreductase, producing the protein MGSNAILVVGGGFSGITAALEAAEVGHEVYIVEKQPFLGGRVMQLNKYFPKLCPPSCGLEIQFQRIKNNKNVKFFTLAEVTKVTGKAGDYEVTVKIKPRYVEPGSVDLSETAKKLSKDVKSEFELGLGERKALYMDVPFAFPSRYVLDKERCTKEDLEALSGADVINLDDAPKEIVLTVGSIVYATGWKPYDVTRLTNLGAGDIPNCVTNMQLERLASPSGPTCGRIVRPSDGKAPRSVAFVQCAGSRDENHLNYCSYICCMASLKQAAYVREAFPDARVTIYYIDLRTPGRYDNFAKRILADDRINAVKGKVAAVAEDAGSGDVILTVEDAVSGIKSDNRFELVVLATGMQPSISGERLPVDVPVDEMGFIVGGEEKGIFAAGCAATPLDVMKSAQSATGAAMKAIAMVRGR